The Hyperthermus butylicus DSM 5456 genome includes a region encoding these proteins:
- a CDS encoding MoaD/ThiS family protein: MVRVRVRLVSLLREAVGGSEVVIEVGEDATLRDVLKTLFTRYPGLEKLVRELEARGLDIVYLVNGRFSGLDQQVRDGDEIVILPPASGG; the protein is encoded by the coding sequence ATGGTGCGGGTGAGGGTTAGACTTGTTTCGCTGCTAAGGGAAGCTGTTGGTGGCAGCGAGGTGGTTATTGAGGTTGGTGAGGACGCTACGCTACGTGACGTGCTGAAGACCTTGTTCACCCGCTATCCGGGCCTCGAGAAGCTTGTGCGGGAGCTGGAGGCTCGTGGTCTCGACATTGTATACCTGGTTAATGGCAGGTTCTCCGGGCTCGACCAGCAAGTCCGTGATGGCGACGAGATTGTTATCTTGCCGCCTGCCTCGGGCGGGTAG
- a CDS encoding polysaccharide deacetylase family protein produces MRIAVLSFDVEQDCPPYLGESYRGVEEGLPYILDILSQERVRATFFSTARVAERYPQLIRRIVDEGHELGCHSYAHERLDKLPGSTVASLLEKATAKLRRFTDQLTSFRAPNLKLPQSLLPVLHKLGYQVDSSIALYKPPFRAMPRVEYGIVRLPVTVTSSMLRLPWRIQKRIHDVLPRGLRIYFAHPWEYIDMSWARVRVDCRYNTGEAALELLRKLIGYLRGKGYTLVTISEAAQHVEASRQD; encoded by the coding sequence TTGCGCATAGCAGTACTCAGCTTTGACGTGGAGCAGGACTGTCCGCCATACCTCGGCGAGAGCTACCGCGGGGTAGAGGAAGGGCTCCCATACATCCTTGACATACTATCCCAGGAGAGGGTTAGGGCAACTTTCTTCTCAACAGCGCGCGTAGCTGAGAGGTACCCCCAGCTAATACGCAGGATAGTAGATGAGGGCCATGAGCTGGGTTGCCATAGCTATGCCCACGAACGCCTAGATAAGCTACCCGGAAGTACTGTGGCAAGCCTACTTGAGAAGGCCACAGCTAAGCTCAGAAGGTTCACGGACCAGCTTACAAGCTTTCGAGCCCCCAACCTTAAGCTCCCACAGAGCCTCTTACCGGTCCTCCACAAACTCGGCTACCAGGTGGACTCGTCGATAGCCCTCTACAAGCCTCCGTTCCGCGCCATGCCAAGGGTAGAGTATGGCATCGTAAGGCTACCAGTGACTGTTACATCCTCTATGCTGCGGCTGCCGTGGCGCATCCAAAAGAGGATACACGACGTGCTGCCAAGAGGACTAAGGATATACTTTGCCCATCCCTGGGAGTACATAGATATGAGCTGGGCGAGGGTAAGAGTAGACTGTCGCTACAACACTGGGGAGGCTGCACTAGAGCTGCTAAGGAAGCTCATAGGATACCTCCGCGGGAAAGGCTACACGCTGGTAACAATATCCGAAGCGGCACAACATGTGGAGGCAAGTCGGCAGGACTGA
- a CDS encoding glycosyltransferase family 4 protein, translated as MDALKVALASDWFYPKIGGIETHIHELALQLLEMGHEPHVITHDYRYMKPYRDDFPYAVHRIKGFFYFRKSHVSLGVDTLFKLNRLYKTIGFDITHIHSIYSPFAVAAANLSRGIRGVPVVATNHSLYYWSPVTKPLIPLLRNTLKRVDAFIAVSRRVAEDTRRLLGIVDGKVPLYIIPNGVNTGFWRPPEAEEERAARRKLGLDEREFVVLVVGRFTERKRIHQAPAIVAYAAKIVAGRRRLHLLIIGDGPLRSKVLRAVEEHLYGLDGVRVTVHGFMGRAGLREAYWASDLLLVPARLEAFSIAALEAMACGRPVIGFRDGGIEDVVADGRTGFLVSSDEEASERIAELALDPNLHRRLAETAPLHAAENFSWTRIARSIVEVYRATMDAAMDSDKRYLLYRAWLRVSRILGR; from the coding sequence TTGGACGCTCTTAAGGTTGCGTTGGCGTCAGACTGGTTCTACCCAAAGATAGGAGGCATCGAGACACATATACACGAGCTTGCACTCCAACTCCTCGAGATGGGTCATGAGCCTCACGTTATAACCCACGACTATCGCTACATGAAGCCCTATCGTGATGATTTCCCTTATGCTGTGCACAGGATTAAGGGTTTCTTCTACTTTCGCAAGAGCCATGTAAGCCTCGGAGTGGATACGCTCTTCAAGCTCAACCGGCTCTACAAGACTATAGGCTTTGACATCACGCATATACACAGCATATATTCGCCATTCGCTGTTGCAGCGGCCAATCTCTCCAGGGGTATCCGCGGCGTACCAGTAGTCGCTACCAACCACTCCCTCTACTACTGGTCTCCCGTCACTAAGCCCCTCATACCGCTCCTTCGTAATACGCTGAAACGGGTGGATGCATTCATAGCTGTTAGCCGCCGGGTAGCGGAGGATACGAGGCGGCTCCTAGGCATAGTCGATGGCAAGGTTCCCCTCTACATTATCCCCAATGGGGTTAACACGGGGTTCTGGAGGCCGCCAGAAGCTGAGGAGGAGAGGGCTGCCCGGAGAAAGCTTGGCCTAGATGAGCGCGAGTTTGTGGTCCTAGTGGTTGGGAGGTTTACGGAGCGCAAACGGATACACCAAGCTCCTGCAATCGTGGCTTACGCTGCCAAGATAGTTGCTGGGAGGAGGCGACTTCACCTCCTCATTATTGGTGATGGTCCGCTGCGCAGCAAGGTTCTACGAGCTGTTGAGGAGCACCTCTATGGCCTGGATGGTGTAAGGGTAACCGTTCACGGTTTTATGGGTCGTGCTGGGCTGCGAGAGGCTTACTGGGCTTCGGATCTTCTACTCGTGCCGGCGAGGCTGGAGGCATTCTCGATAGCAGCCCTCGAGGCCATGGCTTGTGGCAGACCAGTAATAGGGTTCCGTGATGGCGGAATAGAGGACGTTGTAGCTGATGGTCGTACCGGGTTCCTTGTATCCTCTGATGAGGAGGCATCGGAGAGGATAGCCGAGCTAGCCCTAGATCCTAACCTGCACCGTAGACTCGCAGAGACAGCCCCGCTACATGCTGCAGAGAACTTCTCCTGGACGAGGATAGCCAGAAGCATCGTTGAGGTGTATAGGGCTACCATGGACGCGGCTATGGACAGCGATAAACGCTACCTCCTATACCGTGCCTGGCTCCGGGTATCAAGGATTCTTGGAAGGTGA
- a CDS encoding lysylphosphatidylglycerol synthase transmembrane domain-containing protein: MFEELWQGLSESLRIMLNADHRYVGLAFVSYIVSVLLYALRWSFILSRMGVRFPVKDSFLGYLMGFLVNNITPSMRAGGEVIRVTYAYLQTKAPIPTIVNSIVFERVVEAIPVAVIAVVALTGELAAGDLPLGIVFALILIVVGVFVGVKYWDRILEYIADKFRAREKLQLGNSVGLSKLLGDRVAVIVSALLSSGVWLLDVARFYFIAVAVGWDTSVYRIVLASVMYLVIGLVAFTPGGLGIVEGGLTAVFTALGAPASTALAIVMVERLISYVFASLLGGLAVAIGGGRQAWTLLRLRWRQTGSTQR, encoded by the coding sequence TTGTTCGAGGAACTATGGCAAGGTCTCAGCGAGTCCTTAAGGATCATGCTCAACGCCGACCATCGCTATGTCGGGCTAGCATTCGTATCCTATATCGTCTCGGTGCTACTTTATGCCCTGCGCTGGAGCTTTATACTGTCACGGATGGGTGTAAGGTTTCCCGTTAAAGACTCGTTCCTGGGGTATCTTATGGGGTTCCTAGTGAACAATATTACGCCGAGCATGCGTGCCGGCGGCGAGGTTATCCGCGTAACCTATGCCTACCTTCAGACGAAGGCGCCGATACCCACAATTGTTAACAGTATAGTCTTTGAACGTGTTGTGGAGGCTATACCTGTTGCAGTGATTGCAGTAGTTGCACTTACGGGTGAACTTGCCGCTGGTGACCTACCGCTTGGTATTGTTTTTGCGCTGATACTCATAGTAGTTGGTGTTTTCGTCGGCGTCAAGTACTGGGATCGTATTCTCGAATATATTGCCGACAAGTTTCGTGCACGCGAAAAGTTACAGCTAGGCAATAGCGTTGGGCTCAGCAAGCTTCTCGGCGACCGCGTCGCCGTTATTGTCTCTGCGTTGCTTAGCTCGGGTGTCTGGCTACTTGATGTTGCTAGGTTTTATTTTATCGCTGTAGCTGTTGGGTGGGATACGTCTGTCTACAGGATAGTGTTGGCCTCGGTAATGTATCTCGTTATCGGCCTTGTAGCCTTTACGCCAGGCGGACTAGGGATAGTCGAGGGTGGTCTTACAGCGGTATTTACGGCGTTGGGTGCACCGGCTAGTACTGCACTAGCTATAGTCATGGTAGAGAGGCTTATTTCCTATGTATTTGCCTCGCTATTGGGCGGGCTGGCTGTTGCTATTGGTGGAGGCCGGCAAGCTTGGACGCTCTTAAGGTTGCGTTGGCGTCAGACTGGTTCTACCCAAAGATAG
- a CDS encoding type II/IV secretion system ATPase subunit has protein sequence MFLAKLLSKIKLRRHEEKKPEADFEEELEPLDYRRRTLSSVCPQKECEELESYPLEDPWVHAIILRNKRTGEIIYWIDEIPLSPEEKKIYDNIMDILYWELKPPTREDVDVFAYFAKEARKVVEVFQIRLGRTPGISWGKILYYVLRDAVGFGPIDPLMKDPNIEDISCNGVGRRVYVWHRRYEYIPTNLIFHSSEELDNLVVKLAHMAGKHVSVAFPIVDAILPGGHRLAATYKKEVTTGGSTFTIRKFREDPITIVDMIRFRTISAELAAYYWLLMEHKMPGMVLGVTGSGKTTTLNALLTLLKPSVKVVTIEDTPELKLPLENWVQLIPRMSYGLGMEKIGEISLYDLVRVSLRYRPDIIVVGEVRGEEAYVLFQAIATGHGGMTTLHAESIDAAVKRLTSPPMNIPEGYIPLMNFTLLIRRVEIIDPQTGRPKITRRITYTWEIADYGKYIVSHKWDARRDKHIVKLKDSVLMKRIMELHGWDKEYLLQEFNRRATVLKWMAAKNMRSYVEVARIIREYYMDPEGTHKIAIRDLGGEAEVEATEYQPGSLM, from the coding sequence ATGTTTCTGGCGAAACTGCTCAGCAAGATTAAGCTGCGTAGGCATGAGGAGAAGAAGCCAGAGGCAGACTTTGAGGAAGAGCTGGAGCCGCTAGATTATAGGAGGCGGACACTATCATCGGTATGTCCCCAAAAGGAGTGTGAGGAGCTGGAATCATATCCCCTAGAGGATCCATGGGTGCACGCGATAATACTGAGGAATAAGCGTACCGGCGAGATCATATACTGGATAGACGAGATACCCCTCTCCCCCGAGGAGAAGAAGATCTACGACAACATAATGGACATACTGTACTGGGAGCTTAAGCCACCAACAAGAGAAGACGTGGACGTCTTCGCATACTTTGCAAAGGAGGCTCGCAAGGTTGTAGAAGTCTTCCAGATTAGGCTTGGCCGAACACCCGGCATCTCATGGGGCAAGATCCTCTACTACGTTCTGCGTGACGCTGTAGGCTTCGGGCCCATAGACCCGCTGATGAAGGATCCCAACATAGAGGATATATCTTGTAACGGTGTGGGTAGGAGGGTGTATGTGTGGCACCGCCGCTACGAGTATATACCAACAAACCTCATCTTCCACTCATCCGAGGAGCTGGATAATCTCGTCGTAAAGCTTGCCCATATGGCTGGCAAGCATGTATCCGTTGCATTCCCTATAGTTGATGCTATATTGCCTGGCGGCCACCGTCTCGCAGCCACCTATAAGAAGGAGGTTACAACAGGAGGCTCCACGTTCACCATACGTAAATTTAGGGAGGACCCAATAACAATTGTCGACATGATAAGGTTTAGGACTATAAGCGCCGAACTCGCTGCATACTACTGGCTGCTCATGGAACACAAGATGCCTGGCATGGTGCTTGGCGTAACTGGTTCCGGTAAGACCACAACGCTCAACGCCTTGTTAACACTGCTGAAGCCCTCGGTAAAAGTTGTAACTATTGAGGATACACCGGAACTCAAGCTACCGCTTGAGAACTGGGTTCAGCTAATCCCAAGGATGAGCTATGGCCTTGGCATGGAAAAGATTGGAGAGATAAGCCTCTACGACCTGGTAAGGGTTAGTCTGCGATATAGGCCCGACATAATCGTTGTCGGTGAGGTACGTGGCGAAGAGGCTTACGTGCTATTCCAAGCCATCGCAACAGGCCACGGCGGCATGACTACACTACATGCAGAGTCCATTGACGCCGCTGTTAAGAGGCTTACAAGTCCACCAATGAATATCCCGGAGGGCTATATACCACTGATGAACTTTACACTACTAATACGTAGGGTCGAAATCATTGATCCCCAAACCGGTAGGCCTAAGATCACTAGGAGGATTACCTATACTTGGGAGATAGCAGATTATGGTAAGTACATCGTGTCCCATAAGTGGGACGCGCGTAGGGATAAGCACATAGTAAAACTTAAGGACAGCGTGCTCATGAAGAGGATTATGGAGCTGCACGGCTGGGATAAGGAGTACTTGCTCCAGGAGTTCAATAGAAGAGCTACAGTCCTGAAGTGGATGGCAGCTAAGAACATGAGGAGCTATGTTGAAGTTGCAAGGATTATACGCGAGTACTACATGGATCCGGAGGGCACCCACAAGATTGCCATACGCGACCTAGGCGGGGAGGCTGAAGTAGAGGCTACAGAATACCAGCCTGGAAGCCTGATGTAG
- a CDS encoding type II secretion system F family protein, with protein MSLLRRFARRFRKKRESTARRRTVKKVPLTLIYDSLALTVLGKYPERFAKAFQLYEMIDKAGLNTHPTLYAARILFAVVLLLSAAVVATIYLAFLPISFTVKVVISLALFFAPVIVFVAGLMYPASKASSRAERVDMEFPFFAAYMTAMAYGGVPPEKLIERLAEIRMFRALREEARRILRDVKIFGKNILSALEHNALHHPSRLYRDFMLGYLTVIRTGGNVHHYLEVRTQEVIQARMEDLRNRADRVGLIVEAYVAVAVLGTLSFYIFFIVSGLIGRAVGGGLGGTTGLILYSFIVLPLITIAILMLLNTTIPSYENIREPYIYMAISVPTAFVTSLILLQLTGVYRIPTATVDIKAISMASAIFALGLMIASLGPAIVYMRIARKEKKINRSLPAFFRDLSEVRRTGLSPERSIIVLSERDYGELSNVIRRIAAALSMGLHVERAFRTAIKGYKSWILRVTMRFLVDAIDVGGGSPTTIDSLARFVSTLIELNENLKRRLKPFIIMPYFGAVIVAVASILTLAMLVNAIAATGLGTTQYSFGGLQVSLSPAQIGKLLLLASIASILNGWLSGLVAGKLADLHTAGGFLHATLLTAIVLVSIIAALTVSGSLLQSVAAG; from the coding sequence TTGTCTCTGCTTCGCCGCTTCGCGAGGAGGTTTCGTAAGAAGCGGGAAAGCACTGCTAGAAGAAGAACTGTAAAAAAGGTTCCATTGACACTTATCTATGATAGCTTGGCTTTAACTGTTCTCGGGAAGTACCCGGAGAGATTTGCGAAGGCCTTCCAGCTCTATGAGATGATTGATAAGGCTGGTCTCAATACACACCCAACCCTCTATGCTGCGCGTATCCTCTTCGCCGTTGTGCTGTTACTTTCAGCCGCTGTGGTGGCTACTATATATCTCGCCTTTCTACCGATAAGCTTCACCGTGAAGGTTGTAATTAGCCTTGCCCTCTTCTTTGCACCCGTGATAGTGTTTGTTGCTGGCCTCATGTACCCGGCCTCTAAGGCTTCTAGTAGGGCTGAGCGTGTAGACATGGAGTTTCCATTCTTTGCGGCTTACATGACTGCTATGGCTTATGGTGGTGTGCCTCCGGAGAAGCTTATTGAGAGGCTTGCCGAGATAAGGATGTTCCGTGCCCTCCGAGAGGAAGCAAGACGTATACTCAGGGACGTAAAGATCTTCGGCAAGAACATCCTATCGGCTCTTGAGCACAACGCGCTACACCACCCTTCAAGGCTTTACCGCGACTTCATGCTCGGTTATCTTACAGTGATACGTACCGGCGGTAATGTGCATCATTACCTGGAGGTTCGTACACAAGAGGTTATCCAGGCAAGGATGGAGGATCTCAGAAACCGTGCCGACCGTGTTGGCCTCATAGTTGAGGCCTACGTTGCAGTAGCAGTGCTTGGAACATTATCGTTCTACATATTCTTCATCGTGAGCGGCCTCATAGGCCGTGCAGTAGGCGGCGGGCTTGGAGGCACTACGGGCCTCATACTCTATAGCTTCATAGTGCTGCCACTGATAACAATAGCAATACTAATGCTCCTTAACACCACCATACCAAGCTACGAGAATATCCGTGAGCCATACATCTACATGGCTATCAGCGTTCCAACCGCGTTCGTCACGTCACTAATACTCCTCCAGCTAACCGGTGTCTACCGCATACCAACAGCTACAGTTGATATCAAGGCTATATCCATGGCTTCTGCCATATTCGCACTAGGCTTAATGATAGCTAGTTTGGGTCCCGCAATAGTCTACATGAGGATTGCAAGGAAGGAGAAGAAGATAAACCGTAGCCTGCCAGCATTCTTCCGTGATCTCTCCGAGGTTAGGAGAACCGGGCTCAGCCCTGAGCGCAGCATCATAGTACTGTCGGAGCGCGACTATGGTGAGCTTAGCAACGTCATACGCCGCATAGCCGCCGCGCTGTCAATGGGCCTCCACGTAGAGAGGGCGTTCAGGACCGCTATCAAGGGGTACAAGAGCTGGATACTCCGTGTAACCATGAGGTTCCTCGTTGACGCCATAGATGTTGGTGGCGGTAGTCCAACAACAATAGACTCGCTGGCCAGGTTCGTGTCCACATTGATAGAGCTAAACGAGAATCTTAAGAGGAGGCTTAAGCCCTTCATCATAATGCCTTACTTTGGCGCCGTGATAGTTGCTGTTGCGAGCATACTGACCCTAGCAATGCTCGTAAACGCTATCGCCGCTACCGGCCTCGGTACTACACAGTATAGCTTTGGCGGACTCCAGGTGAGTCTCTCGCCGGCACAGATTGGCAAGCTACTACTACTAGCGTCAATTGCGTCGATACTGAATGGTTGGCTTAGCGGCCTGGTGGCTGGAAAGCTTGCCGACCTGCATACGGCAGGCGGGTTCCTCCATGCAACACTGCTAACCGCTATAGTACTCGTTTCGATAATAGCAGCGTTAACGGTATCTGGTTCGCTACTACAGTCTGTAGCTGCTGGCTAG
- the nucS gene encoding endonuclease NucS: protein MKPRIVYVASPSLSEARSILHEALKRHDVIVMLARCRVYYEGRGASKLGDGDRLIVVKPDGAVLVHRPTGYSPVNWQPESQVLSVEERDGVLLFRSVRKRPREVLEIHIEEVYALLAVHGLVDEADFIEYLDEKEIADYLAKHPELVEEGLRVLRRERPIETGYADIVAVDKDGNYVVIEVKRVNAGLEAVKQLQSYVEAFKQLNPGAKIRGILVAPSISKEALALLQSLGLEYRRIDVQKLFRDIRRQKGQPLQSRSLLDFLGGGRAKS, encoded by the coding sequence TTGAAGCCCCGAATAGTCTATGTTGCGTCGCCGAGCCTGAGCGAGGCCCGCAGCATCCTCCACGAAGCTCTCAAGAGACATGATGTCATAGTAATGCTTGCACGGTGTCGTGTTTACTATGAGGGCCGTGGAGCTAGCAAGCTCGGCGACGGCGACCGCCTTATAGTAGTCAAGCCTGATGGGGCGGTACTGGTGCACAGGCCCACGGGCTACTCGCCGGTAAACTGGCAGCCCGAGAGCCAGGTTCTCAGCGTTGAGGAGAGGGATGGTGTGCTACTATTCCGGAGCGTGAGGAAGAGGCCACGCGAGGTACTAGAAATACATATAGAGGAGGTCTATGCACTACTAGCCGTTCATGGGCTAGTCGATGAGGCAGATTTCATAGAGTATCTCGACGAGAAGGAAATAGCAGACTACCTGGCTAAGCATCCAGAACTTGTCGAAGAGGGGCTCCGTGTCCTCCGCAGGGAGAGACCCATAGAGACAGGGTATGCCGACATAGTGGCCGTTGACAAGGATGGGAACTATGTTGTCATCGAGGTTAAGCGTGTCAACGCAGGGCTGGAAGCGGTAAAACAGCTCCAAAGCTATGTTGAGGCGTTCAAACAGTTAAACCCAGGCGCAAAGATACGCGGCATACTTGTCGCCCCATCGATATCGAAGGAGGCTCTAGCTCTTCTCCAGAGCCTAGGCCTAGAGTACCGCCGCATAGATGTTCAGAAGCTCTTCCGTGACATCAGGAGGCAGAAAGGCCAGCCCTTGCAGAGCCGCTCACTACTAGACTTCCTCGGCGGTGGTAGAGCGAAAAGCTAG
- a CDS encoding DUF2250 domain-containing protein, with protein sequence MPASAVLDEVDKAILKALKEIGGPAKPKDIAARAGLDARRVAAKMRKLRTLGLVERLEEGLYKLTEEGEKVASES encoded by the coding sequence ATGCCTGCATCCGCCGTACTAGATGAGGTTGACAAGGCGATACTCAAGGCACTAAAGGAGATTGGCGGCCCTGCAAAGCCAAAGGATATTGCTGCCCGTGCAGGCCTAGACGCGAGACGCGTAGCAGCTAAGATGAGGAAGCTTAGGACGCTAGGCCTCGTCGAGAGGCTTGAGGAGGGCCTCTACAAGCTAACCGAGGAGGGCGAGAAGGTAGCAAGCGAGAGCTGA
- a CDS encoding 30S ribosomal protein S25e codes for MSERQGREYTAYVPEQLYKRIAREVKRESFVTPYMLAEKYNMTISLARQVLKRLAKEGIVELYSPSRRAPIYVVKK; via the coding sequence ATGTCCGAGAGGCAGGGAAGGGAATATACTGCCTACGTTCCTGAACAGCTATACAAGAGGATTGCAAGAGAGGTAAAGAGAGAGAGCTTCGTCACACCATACATGCTCGCCGAAAAATACAACATGACTATCAGTCTTGCTAGACAAGTGTTGAAGCGCCTAGCAAAAGAGGGTATTGTTGAATTATACTCGCCTAGCCGTAGAGCACCAATATACGTCGTCAAGAAGTAG
- the rqcH gene encoding ribosome rescue protein RqcH, with translation MIKRKTSMTAFDVAAVVRQLSGLQGSRLANIYAYNGGFLLRFKGAEDARVVVVPAVRLHATRYEPAERGTPPPLVMGLRKYIRGARLESVEQHGFDRIAVFRFSRGNGSYVLVTELLPRGVVVLADSSWKILHASEQREMRDRVIRRGVEYQFPPSNTIHPSQLAGETVEEALSSGSGEAIRILARRLGYPGEVLEEVFARLDIPVDASADSLAGRGDEIAEAIRRLYEECMQLKGYIVYDKGVPLTVTCFEPRGLAARYGFEYRAFNDPSTAYDEYFLTVAREAAGASTVAAEIEAERKKLLASLEAARRNLEHLRKKLRELEELAEIVSTNIADVYDAVECARKMRETAGWEQIPGNCPGVVDVEPNKGIIKISIVGNIVPIDIRMEPGRLVVDLYKRIGEVRAKIERGEKAVKDIEARLAELEEKVRQRLLRARAMVRRKEWYEKYHWVITSHGYLAIGGRDASQNESVVKRYLNDKRIFMHADIHGAPAVVFFAEGQTPPEQDLREAAAIAAAYSKAWKAGIGSVDVYWVWGSQVSKAAPAGEYLAKGAFMVYGKRNYIRNVEVKIAIGIGLEDEYSPVVIVGPDSLVRRRSIVYAVLAPGDEDPSKLAKRLRSLLAGKAGEYKPIIEAVGVEELRERIPGRARVLYVGRGSREEPPRPLRILHGEES, from the coding sequence ATGATTAAAAGAAAGACATCCATGACTGCTTTCGATGTCGCCGCCGTAGTTCGGCAACTTAGTGGACTTCAAGGGAGCAGGCTTGCAAACATCTACGCCTACAATGGCGGGTTTCTGCTCAGGTTCAAAGGCGCTGAAGATGCACGAGTTGTCGTTGTTCCTGCAGTAAGACTCCATGCAACAAGGTATGAGCCTGCAGAGAGGGGGACTCCTCCCCCGCTTGTTATGGGCTTGAGGAAGTATATTCGTGGAGCCCGACTTGAAAGCGTTGAACAGCACGGGTTTGACCGTATTGCAGTATTCAGGTTTTCCCGCGGCAATGGCTCCTATGTACTTGTTACCGAACTCCTTCCTCGTGGTGTTGTTGTTCTCGCTGACTCGTCCTGGAAAATTCTACACGCTAGTGAACAGCGCGAAATGAGAGACCGTGTTATCAGGAGAGGTGTTGAGTACCAGTTTCCTCCGAGCAATACTATACATCCCTCCCAGCTTGCAGGAGAAACCGTTGAAGAAGCCTTATCGAGTGGTAGTGGAGAAGCAATTCGTATTTTAGCTCGTAGATTAGGTTATCCCGGCGAGGTTCTCGAAGAGGTTTTTGCAAGGCTCGACATACCTGTAGACGCTAGTGCAGACAGTCTTGCTGGCCGCGGCGACGAGATAGCCGAGGCTATACGCAGACTATATGAGGAGTGCATGCAGCTGAAAGGCTACATAGTGTATGATAAGGGTGTTCCATTAACCGTAACTTGCTTTGAGCCCCGCGGGCTAGCTGCTCGTTACGGATTTGAGTACCGGGCATTTAACGACCCTAGTACAGCTTACGACGAGTACTTCCTCACGGTTGCACGAGAGGCGGCTGGAGCTAGCACTGTTGCAGCTGAAATTGAGGCAGAGAGAAAGAAGCTGCTCGCCTCTCTTGAGGCCGCCCGCCGCAACCTTGAGCACTTACGTAAGAAGCTTAGAGAGCTTGAAGAACTTGCAGAGATAGTGTCAACAAACATAGCCGACGTATATGATGCTGTGGAATGCGCCCGAAAAATGAGGGAAACTGCTGGCTGGGAGCAGATACCTGGCAACTGTCCAGGCGTAGTCGACGTTGAACCGAACAAAGGTATCATTAAGATATCAATTGTCGGGAACATAGTACCAATCGATATACGTATGGAGCCAGGCAGACTCGTCGTCGACTTATACAAGAGGATTGGCGAGGTGAGAGCAAAGATTGAGCGTGGCGAGAAAGCAGTGAAAGATATTGAAGCTAGACTCGCCGAGCTCGAGGAGAAAGTTAGGCAGCGCTTGCTCCGTGCTCGTGCAATGGTACGGAGGAAGGAGTGGTACGAGAAATATCACTGGGTAATAACGAGCCATGGATACCTAGCCATCGGCGGCAGGGATGCCAGCCAAAACGAGTCCGTGGTTAAGAGGTACCTCAATGATAAGAGGATATTCATGCACGCAGATATACATGGTGCACCAGCTGTAGTCTTCTTCGCTGAGGGCCAGACACCGCCAGAACAGGATCTGCGTGAAGCTGCAGCCATAGCTGCTGCCTACTCTAAGGCCTGGAAGGCTGGTATTGGTAGTGTGGACGTGTACTGGGTTTGGGGGAGCCAGGTTTCGAAGGCTGCTCCTGCGGGCGAGTACCTTGCTAAGGGCGCATTCATGGTGTACGGCAAGAGGAACTATATACGTAACGTTGAAGTCAAGATAGCTATCGGGATTGGCCTAGAGGACGAGTATAGCCCTGTAGTCATAGTAGGCCCTGATAGCCTCGTGAGGAGGAGGAGCATCGTGTATGCCGTGCTAGCCCCAGGCGATGAGGACCCCTCAAAGCTCGCCAAGAGGCTTCGGAGCCTCCTCGCGGGGAAGGCGGGAGAGTATAAGCCTATAATCGAAGCTGTAGGAGTTGAAGAGCTACGTGAACGCATACCGGGTCGGGCGAGGGTCCTCTATGTCGGTAGGGGGAGCAGAGAAGAGCCGCCGAGACCTCTTCGAATACTACATGGAGAGGAGAGTTGA